Within the Phalacrocorax aristotelis chromosome 13, bGulAri2.1, whole genome shotgun sequence genome, the region ATAAAAGTGTGTTAATAATAAAGGCTCATGTATTATCTGAAGGAAACACAGTTTCAATGATTTACGGCaccatctttttctgaagaagccTGAGTGTCTTTATGAATGAGGCTAATTACAAGAGATGATACTGTTAACATCATGTTCATATATTCTGGGTGTTAAAGCTGCTATGGAAAATAAGTGACTGGTTtactgggtgtttttttgttatttcttagCAATTTTAGATGGCAATAAAGCTGTCATTCCAATTATTTGTCCCTCTCTGTGATGGAAGCAGATTTTTTGGGAAGGGACTGTGTGAAGGAAAGAAGGGTCTGCCACAGAGGGAAGTGATGTGCAGTAAACTGGAATTGTTATAGCCAGAATATATCCTGTAACTCAAGACTGGTCAGTTCTGACCCTGCCCTCTGGGTCAGACACTAATGCCAAGCAAATACTTCCAAACTGCTTTCCTGAACTTCTGTGTAAACCTTTGTCACCTTCCCGCTGTTGTCATATCCTCACAGCCATCTCTCATCCGTTTCATTTGCTCCCAGACTTTAGCGATGAGGAGTGTAGTCACTCAGATGTCTCTCTCGAACTCCTCCAAACTGCAAGTCGTGCAGTACGTCAGTAATGCAGAACCAGAGAGGCCCCTGCGCGCTGGGCAGCACCAGAACAACGTCTATTTTCACGTAGTTCCTCTAcctcttctttcattttaaaggagtACATCTCTAGCTTTTACAGCCACACACCTTCAAAATACAAGCTGAGCCTCACGTGAACTGATGCAGATCTGTCTCCTTGAGAAACCTCCGAAACTTCTCTCCTTGAGAAGTCTCTGAAATGCTCATGTGCTTTCCCACTTCCACCCAAGAGACCCACTATGACACCATACAGGCCAAAACTCACGGACACCCTTCAGCGCTCAGCAAAGCACGGAGCAAAACAGGGGCAGCAACGTGACGCGAGTTCTGCAGCGGGAGCACTTGCATTTGTACTGTGATGGGACAAGAAGGGAAATGAACTACAGATTTCCCCCCGTCCAACAGCTCTGAGAGGCTGAGCGGGCCCCTGGGCCTCAGGCGGAGCAGGCGACAGCCAcggccccagccctgggccGCCAGTGGCACCCCTGGGATCTGCACGGGGCTGGACGAGAAGTGGCGGGagccgcccgcccgcctccTCCGGCGTCCCTGTTGTCGCGGTCCCTCCGGTGAGGTCAGCGCTTCAGCGGTGACGCAGGTGTAACTCATACAGCTTCAACGCAACCGTTGTACGGACGTCACGCTTGTCACCGCCCCGGTAACGCCTCATCCCCTCTGGAACCTGAGGGGGATCGGTTCTACCCCTGCAGACGGGGCACAGGGCGCCCGTCAGCGCTCGGGGCAGTGAGACGCCGTGTGCCCGACCCCAAGTCCTGCGGGTGGCAGCGGCGGCCCGGGGACTGGCAGCCCCGGGGACTGACAACCCCGGGGACTGACGGCCTCGGCGACTGACGGCCCACCCGACCCACCGCCACGCTGGCCCACTGCTGCCATGGCAACCGCCCGGCGCCCCCAGAAGCCTCAGGGAGAGGGAGGTGTTGAATGGCTGCATGGCCTGCCCATCAGCTGTGTTCAttggctgtgctgctggaggatCCGCCCGCTCGCTGATACTTTCGACCAATCAGCGTCCCTTCTCATTACGACGGCCTGGCGTCTGGGAAGGCGGAAGACGTGTTCATAAACAACTCCCCCCCCGCCCTACGCCGTTTCTCCCTATCCTCCATTCTGCTTTCTCATTGGCAGGCGGCCTCCCCCGAGTGCGCCAGCATGACGGGAGCAGCCAatgagcggcggcggcgctggaCGGCGGCCGGCTGACGCTGTGGGGTGTGGGCGGAAGCGGGAAGCGGCCGAACGGGGCTCGGCGGCGGAGGCGCCATGGGGGCGGTGCTGGGGGTCTGCTCGCTGGCCAGCTGGGTGAgtgccggcggggcgggggccgccgcGACACCCCACACCCCGGGGAACGGGACCGGCGCGGGGGAGCCCGGGGCCGGTCACCCTGCCGGCCTTCCGCCCGCAGCCTGTGCAGGCGAACGCCGGGTCCCGCCAGCTCGGGGGGGCCAGGGCGGCTCCTCCAGGcccgcggggcagagcgggcgccgggccgcagccccccggcccGACCCCCGGCCCGGAGCCCGGGCTGATAACCGTCGTGAGCTGCGGGTGTTCTTAAACCCAACGTCAGTCAGAAGCGCGGGGTAAACGGCTCGTCCGTGCGGTGCGGTGGGGAGCGGAGTGTCTGTAAATGGAGCCTGGGGTCTTCCTCTCTGGGTGTCAGCTGCGAACGGAATGCTCTTGCAATTTCTGTCTCTGTCCTTCAGATCCCCTGTCTGTGCAGCGGTGCCTCGTGCTTGCTGTGCCGGTGTTGTCCCAACAGCAAGAACTCAACAGTGACGCGTCTTATCtatgccttcctcctcctcctcagcactGTTCTCGCCTGCATTATGCTGGCACCAGGGATGGAAGAGCAGCTGAAAAAGGTATGAGGGGAAAGCCTCTTTCTAACTGTTCACAAAGCCATTACTTGTGCTGGTGACTATTGATTCTTTTTACCTGGAATATATTACGAGGCACAAACACCCAGGTGTGCCTTGTCCCCTGCATTAAGAGACTGCGTGTACTGAAGGGCTTCTAGCTGAAATAGCAAATTCAGCAAATGTTACGTTTTTAAGTACGTGCCTGGTCTCCAAAAACCTAGCCAGACCTGGAGATTGACAGTCGTTATCAGAGGCCTGCTGGTTTGGTATCTTAGTCTTCCTGGATGCTTTTAGTGATGACATGGGGAAAGAAAGACAATAATAAGCTCTATGCAGGCCGGCTGAGCACAAGGTCTTTTGTTATCAGATCCTCAGAAGACAGCTGACTGAAAGCCTTAACTGTTAAGAGTGCTTAAGGAATGTAACTGCAAATGCAGGTGTAAATTCACACTAAATGTGTCTTTACTCAGATACCTGGATTTTGTGATGAGGGGCTTCATACTCGGATACCGCATATGGATGGCTTTGTCAGCTGCGATGTGTTTGTTGGATACAGAGCTGTCTATCGAATCAGCTTTGCCATGGCAGtgttcttctttctcctctctctgctcATGATAGAAGTTAAAACAAGTAATGATCCGAGAGCTGCGGTACACAATGGGTATGTGTGTGAGCCAGCTGTCTGGTCTTCCAGCTTATTTCCTCTCTCCAGTTTCTTTGCTGAACACCGTGGCAAATAGTTTATGCATTCATTGACATCCTTGAGTTTCTTCTGAACTGAGTATAGAGCAATGCTTCAGGCTTCTAAGAAGCATCCTATTTATGTAGCATGTTCAAGGTACTGATAATGCTCTGAGGTTGGGTAACCAAAAGGGTGGTGCTCTGGGCACCCCTCTGTGTTTCCACAGAGGTGCTGGGTATCGGCTGGTTTATATTGCCATCCTTGCGCTGACTCTAGCGGTCACTGGGTCATTCACTAGGCCAGCCTGACTCAATAAGCCAGCAGAAACTGTGTTCTGACTTCTGATTCACTGATTTAACTGGGTAAATTCTGGGCTAGATGACTGAATTATCACAGTCATTTAAATTGAAAGGGACCTTTGGAGATTATACGATCCAACTCCCTGGTCAGAGCACGACCAGCGTGGAGAAGATTATCTGAGGTCTGGTCTAGttgagttttgaatgtctcaGAGGATGGGGATGCTTtgacctctctgggcaacctgtgcaaTTTTTTGCAATATCTAATTCTAGTTTCTCTTTTTGCAGCTTGCATatgttgcctcttgtccttctACTGTGCACCTGCAAGAAGAGtctggttttgtcttctttatGCCTTTCTTTTAGGCAGTTGAAAACAGCAGTTAGATGtcccttttccctcctccaaGCTGAACAGCGCAGAGTTAGCCTTCTTCCCTTGCAAGGATGAGCTGCTGACTCATGTTCTGtttgctggagcaggagctccTTTTTCAGCAAAGCTCTCTAGCCAGTTGGCCCCCAGTCTGTCCTGTTGCATGGGCTTTTCTGTCCCAGGGGCAACGCTCTGTATTTGCCTTCTCTGAACTTTGAGGTTTCTGTCAGTCCACATCTCCAATGTATTGGCCGTTGATTCACCCTCTCCCCTGATTTGGTGAACATCTTTATCTGTAATCCCACTgaacacaacttttttttctttaaatttctgttaGACACTCATCTGTGTACAGCAAGCCACTTGCAGATCCTGTAAAACATGACTATAGTGTGTAGAGTAAGACCAATATTTTCCACttatatctttttttcaagGTTCTGGTTCTTCAAAATAGCTGCCATTGTGGCTATCATGGTTGGAGCATTTTACATTCCCGAAGGGCCTTTCACAAGAGGTACAGTTAATATGTCATGGAATTCTGTTTAATACACTCAAACCTTCTCGCAGACTTACCAGACTATAGTTATGATAGTGAAAGCTACCTTGTAGAAGACACAGATTCTGTCCTACTTCATTAAATTATCCTGGTTCATCCAGTATTTTGGTGACCAACTGAAGTTATGGCAATAAGCAATGTCTTTTCAAGTGCAGAAGTGTTGTGTGTTAATAGTTTGGTACTCCATGACACGGTTGCTACTGGGCTGAGTATTCTGACGCTCTAGATTAGAGCCAGCTCAGGACACTGACAAGTTCTAAGTACTTCCCTGAAGTCTCTGAAGAATCTGTGCAAGAAACCTTTACTGTCTGGCCACATCATAGGAATTTGAAAGGGTTGTCGATCCTCAGAGAAATGTGGCATGATGGTACTTCTGTATGCAAAATATCTTGTGTTAGATCTTGCATTCATTCTGAAAATGTGTTGGGTTAAATGTTCCCATGCTCAGCTTCACTGGCATAGGCTGCACCCTTGAATAGCTGGGACCTCTTGCATGCTTCTACAGGATGGAGGCCAAAGTGATTACAGCTTCTGCATTTCTAAATAGAGTTTCAGATTTTTTGACTGTCTGCAGTATAATTAGGAGCTTTACTTTTGTTTCATCTGGGGTAGCATGCAAATGATGAAAGCTAACCCTGTTTTTCTTGCTCCCTTTTCTAGCTTGGTTTGCTATTGGTATTTTTGGAGCCTTCTGCTTCATTCTTATCCAGTTGGTGCTGCTTGTGGATTTTGCGCACTCCTGGAATGAGAGCTGGGTTGAGAGAATGGAGGAGGGAAATTCTAAATGTTGGTATGCAGGTAGGAATCTTAACCTGTGAAGGATTTGTTTCTGCTGGCTAGTACTCTGCAGAATATCACCTACTAGTTTGCAAACGTACCCAGAAATACGTTCCACGTCCTTGAGTCGCTACTGCAAACACCTGGAATTAGTAGCTGCAGTGTTacctttttcttattaaataaaatgcaaaacattttaggCTTGTGATTAGCAGATCTGACAGTCATAATAGACAACACTTGCCTAGTTTGCAGTGTGAGTGCAGCGCAAGGAGCCTGGATCTCTTCAGCTCTAACTTTGCTTTGCAGCCTCCTCTACTGAGGTCCTCAGGAAGTCTGTAATGCCGATGACAGTGGCTGCAGTACAACACAAAGCATGCCTCAGCGTGTGCTCCCAAGCTGACCACTAAATTACAAAGTGCTAATTGTTGTGGTTCTTTGCTCATAGCTATGAATGCTGCAACAGCTTTTTGTAGCTTCTTATAAAGAACGTagcagaacagaaatgaaaatgtgtggCCTCTAGCATAGAAGGGGGAATTCAGGGCTTATTAATAGCCCATGAAAAGCGTGCAAAAAGCATTCTCATTTTGACACTGTGGCTTGACATCAGTTAAACCAATtaaactgctgctgaaaggcagcCCTTATTCCCCTGGTGGCAGCATTGGCTTTCCTCTGAGCTACACTACTTCGTGAGCCAAAGCAGAAATTTAGCCATACctcataaaaatacattctgctgttttctgaaccAGGCTTCCAAGCAAGGAAGGGGGACTGTGTCATTACAGTAGTAGCTGGTCATTAAATCACCTTACATGTACTGTTAAACTACATACGTATTGttaacagttaatttttttccttccagctctgctgtcctGTACAATCTTGTTCTATGGCTTGTCACTGGTGTTTGTTGTACTTTTCTATGTTTTCTACACGAAGCCTGATGACTGCACTGAGAACAAGTTCTTCATAAGCATTAATATGATCCTGTGCATTGCTGTCTCCATTGTTTCTATCCTTCCAAAAGTTCaggtattattttttctctgctattttATCCTGACATACGAAGCAGGGGAGTAAGACAGACATAGTATAAATTCAGTCAGACGTAAGAACTTTAAAATTTGGCTACCACAGCTATGGTAGCtagaaacacttaaaaaaaaatcttgctctGAAGCCGATGCACTACATAGTGACATACTTCCTGAGGATAGGCTTTCTTTTGCTAACTTTGTTTTGGACTTTGTTTCCATGTGGGGCACTGCTGGTGTGATTTTAGTGGTGAATGTTCTGGCAGAACAGAGATACCCattaaggaaaagcaaaataagctgGGAATTTATTGGCTTAATACTGTGGCTTTGAAATAATGGGTGTGTTTAATGTGAGAGGAAGCTTCCATGTTACTTGATTCTGAACTGGTATTGCTCAAACGTGCTAGATTCGATTCTACAAAACTGTTAAGCACACTGGGATTAGCTCAGTACAAACCCATAACCAAGTATTGGGCACAGAAAAACTGGATTTGCTTTGCTTATTCCTTCCATGTTGGAGTTGCTCGCTGCATATATTGTATTACTCTAAGGAGTTTCTTCCGGTCttttaaatgtagaaaaaagcccaatgcatttctgaaaaagaaagttttcaaataattgTTGAATCTGTGGCAGTAGGGTAAAACTATCCAACTCTAGGTAAAACTTGCCTTTTTGACCTTGGCTTGCTATTCTGTCTTTGAACAGGACCATCAGCCTCGCTCTGGCCTCCTCCAGTCCTCTGTTATCTCGCTCTACACCATGTATCTCACTTGGTCAGCCATGTCCAATGAGCCTGGTAAGCAACAGGCTGTCTTGAGTAACATCTTTTGgtgagaaagcagaagctgttGACGGGGCTCGTATTTATTACAGATCACTTTGTGGGGATTGCTGATCTGTCTAGATAAAATCTACTGAGGCAGTAAAGATGACTTTACTGAACTAAACTGGGGTGTATGTGAGGGGGAATAAAACAGTGTCAGGgcattctgattttatttatttattacaccCTTGCCTAGCTCACGGGAAGGAAAATTGTTCCATGTCATTGCTGCCTCTGTGGTATCAAAGAAATCAGCAGTTAAAGAGAATGGAAAATTGCAATCTTATCTGTTATCTTTTCTTAGCTAAATGCTGGCAAAGCTCACTTCTCTTTAATCTGCCTTGAAATCCCTTTCAGAACGAAGCTGTAACCCAAGTTTGCTGAACATCATTACTCAGATAACTACAGCCACAGTTGTTCCAGCAAATACCACTGTTATACCTGCTACTCCGGCTCCGCCCAAGTCCCTGCAGTGGTGGGATGCCCAGAGTGTTGTTGGATTGGTTATCTTTGTCCTTTGCCTCTTGTATTCCAGGTAGGACCTGCACTGCGATCAATCTGTGTTTGAATCTGGGTCCAGTGAAAAATGTACCTGCATTTATTCATATCCAGCTGTGGTCTCAGGCCCAAGCCCAGCTATGGCTAATAAAACTGCATTGTTTTGTGAATGATAGGCTTTATTAGCCCAATTCAGATAACGGAACAAAATGTGTTACAAGACCTGGACTAGGAAGACTGTTTAATTAGGTTAACAAAAGCTTGGATGAAAACATCTCTTTAAGGAGCTTCCTTGTATTTCCAGACAGatctaaaaaaatgttatttgctAGTCCTAGACACTCATTGTGGTCTGTTGCTTGCTTTATTAGCAAGCATAGCTAACTGAAAATGGAGTTTTTAACCACGTCTGTCTTTGGGTTACACTGCAGCATTCGCTCTTCAAGTAACAGCCAGGTGAACAAGCTGACGCTGTCTGGGAGTGATAGTGCTATTCTGGAGGAGACTGTGGGATCAGGCAGCggggctgcagaggaaggagaagtgCGCCGTGTCATGGATAATGAGAAGGATGGTGTTCAGTACAGCTACACATTCTTTCACTTCATGCTCTTCCTTGCCTCTCTTTACATCATGATGACACTCACGAACTGGTACAGGTAAGAGCAAGGCAGAAAGCGATAGTTTGTACGTGCCAGTGTTTCTAGGTGGATAGGAGACTCCTGCCCTATTGGCTACTCCTGCCCAGCTGGTTAAGGTGTTGTGCAAGATCAGCCATACGTGCCACTTGAATAGAGAGATGATTCCTAGATCTGCTGGGAGCActacctgctgctgcagcagcctatAACTACTGTCCCCAGGACTGGTTTATTGTATAAATGACCAAATATGCTTACAGAGCAGCAGCCATCAGGAATCTATTGCATAGCTCACTGGAAGATTTCCTTTAAGTGTAGTACATCAACATATGCAACCAGGAAGTTGCTGGTTTAGTTGTCTTACCATGCTCCTCCCCCAAAGGCTCTTGCATTGGAGTGTCCCACATCACTGTTCTAACTTCAGATGCATATGAGAAATAGCAAGGAATAGTGGAAGGTGCTGTCTATATGTATTAATTGACTTCTTTACTTTTTAGCCCTgatgcagattttaaaacaatgacCAGTAAGTGGCCAGCCGTGTGGGTGAAGATAACCTCCAGCTGGGTTTGTCTCCTTCTCTATCTTTGGACCCTAGTGGCTCCTCTTGTCCTCACTAATAGGGACTTCAGTTAAATCGCTGCACCTGTCTGAGCTTACAGAAGTGAGGAACTCTTCGCTGAAAGCCAAAACATTCATGTATTGCTTTAGTTATACTGTCTATGTTACTGTTTATGTTAGTAGGAACATACAGGTGGCTAGAAAGTTATGTAATGCATAATGCTTGCAGCAGTGTCAAAGTTATTATCagttatctttattttaatcttcagCCATGGTTATCTTactgttgcatttttaaaattcactacAGCTGTGCTAccaaagcacaaaagaaaatctgttctgTCCAAAAGCCACAACCTTTCTACTGAATATAAATGACACTTCGCTAAATAAGTagtgtaatatattttaaagaacaattaTATTCAGCCTAATGCACTAGTATGCTAACGCTTCAGTTCCTGGAAGTGTAAGCCATGCTGCTCAGTTTCTACATTCCACTGCAAAAGTTTGTTATACTTACCTTCCTGTGTTGTGGCAAAACCTCCCTTATTCCACACCAAAAGAACAGAACTTTGAGGTTGAAACTCTGGTGAACTCTTAATTCCTTTTAAGAACAGACTTGCGCTTTCTAAGAGtcaacttctttttttagtaTGTTTGCCAAATATTGAGTGGTAAGTGTATGACTAGTTTAAACTAGTTTAAACTTTGGTTATGGTGGAGAAATAGAGCTTCTAATTGATTTCACTTGTCTCATGTgcttataaaaataatgtacaTGAAAGTTATTATTGGCACTAAGGCGTTTGCACTGTGAACTCGTTTGAATAAAGCAGACTAACTACTGAAACTGTCCCAGCTCTGGTGAGAAGTATTAGCCTCTGTGCAAAATAACTGTGATTAAAATGCTACTTAGCTGCTGCAGTGTCCCATTGTGCTGTATAGAGAAAACATCCACTCCCCCCCAAAGTCGTCATACTTCTTTTGAAACAAACGGCATCTTCCCTCTGATTCCCTGAATGTCAAACTCTATTCCTTGAAGTTCCTCAGGGAGAGTTGTTCAAGTACAAGTTAgttctgcagaagaaagcaaCACCGTTTCCTAATGTAACACTGTGGCAATTCTACGCAGTTGTAACTGTATGTCTAGTGTGGAACTAGGTGTATGTCACTATTGACTTTTACAATAAAATACCCCAAGACAACACaagacaaacatttaaaatatcaaagTAGCAGCTGTTACAATGTGTTTAATCACCCAGTCATGCATAATAAAATTACACGTTCTGATCACTCCATTTTataaaatgcaatataaaaataaattttgtcaaaataagATGTACACTTAACCACCCAACACCTCTAGCCCCACATACAACAGAAGGCAAAATTATTAGGCTGAATAACACTATGATTAACTCATGCCAAAATaagatttaacaaaaaaaaaaacccaaaccttcaCCCAGTTCCTGAAAATACCTCAGGGTTTGTAACACCCATTTGCAAGAGTATAAATTCAAGTACTTGTATGTACAACACGCAGCTACCTTTTGTCCTGCTTAATGCCAAAAGGCGTGGCTGCCCAATGCAGTTCAGGTATCTTTCCTTATTTGTGTTGGATTTGGTAGGGATGGCTTATGTACTGGGCAAGGCATGTAACCTCTGGAAACAAAGTTATttcaagtggaaaaaagaacagatcaGTTTTagtgctgtaaaaaaaaacaaacccaaacaaattaaaataaaatctctgtaAGCTTTTCCCATCTCTACATTTAAAACAAGTGTTATTTTCCAAGTGCTAACATGAGAAATTTTGGGAACAAACCAATTTCTTTGCTACTAAGTGCTAAAGCTCAAAGAGCATTCTCAGCTCAGCGGTCAGGCACATAAAAGACAGAGCTGTGTCTGTAGGAGAAGCCAAGCACTGGTTACAAACCTAAAAAAGGGTGGAAATACAGCTCAGTAAAGTTGCAACTCTGCCTGTCTGAGTTCTAAAgctaagaaaaagcaaattagaAATAACAGTTAGATGCTTGACAAAGGTAGTAAGCCTGGCTTAGTTCAAGCATCCTGACATCAAACACCCAGCAGCCAGCTTCAAGGAAAAGAAGTTCTGGAGGCATAACACAGGCTATTTTCAGTATTGATAATGTAGCCTTACCTATTATGTTTAAATCATATGCTTTATTCTTACTTTCTctgagcagaggagaaaaggggagggaaagaCGGATCTAGTTTGCCTACTATTTAAGGCATGCAAGAGAACATAGAAGCCTGAAAAAAGTTTGGGTTCTGTAGAGGTTTCTGCTGAAccactagatttttttttttcatttgaaggaCACTAAATTGAATTTTGAATATTCAACCTCCCTCTCTAACAGTTACATAAAGGGATCAAAATAGCTGTTCTTATAGGTTAATTGTCAAAGTACCACCACTTCAAAGCCTGCAGCACAATTAAGGAAAGAGTATCAAATACCAGTCACGCCTTCATCTCTAGGAAAAATGGTCCATCctacatttgtttttttaattatacattGTGGCTGGAATTAAGAGGCACTAAAACAACATAAATACCAATCTCCATGTTTTGGCAGTTAAACAGTGGGGGCAGCCACTTACCTTTCTAAGTCCTGGTGCTGTGTGCTACTGTCTTGCTAGATGGCAAAGAATTGAATTAATCTCTGCAAAACACACAGCACATTCTGGTCAGAAAACAGGAGGAAGTGGCTAGCAGTACTCTTTTACCTTATTTTAAGTAGTTGAAaatgctgtggggttttttcctgcaCTAAATGTAATGGCTGTCAAAGAAGAGTAAGAATTGCCTTAGAAAGGTAGGAA harbors:
- the SERINC3 gene encoding serine incorporator 3, translated to MGAVLGVCSLASWIPCLCSGASCLLCRCCPNSKNSTVTRLIYAFLLLLSTVLACIMLAPGMEEQLKKIPGFCDEGLHTRIPHMDGFVSCDVFVGYRAVYRISFAMAVFFFLLSLLMIEVKTSNDPRAAVHNGFWFFKIAAIVAIMVGAFYIPEGPFTRAWFAIGIFGAFCFILIQLVLLVDFAHSWNESWVERMEEGNSKCWYAALLSCTILFYGLSLVFVVLFYVFYTKPDDCTENKFFISINMILCIAVSIVSILPKVQDHQPRSGLLQSSVISLYTMYLTWSAMSNEPERSCNPSLLNIITQITTATVVPANTTVIPATPAPPKSLQWWDAQSVVGLVIFVLCLLYSSIRSSSNSQVNKLTLSGSDSAILEETVGSGSGAAEEGEVRRVMDNEKDGVQYSYTFFHFMLFLASLYIMMTLTNWYSPDADFKTMTSKWPAVWVKITSSWVCLLLYLWTLVAPLVLTNRDFS